The sequence below is a genomic window from Lelliottia sp. JS-SCA-14.
GCGCTGGCCTTCGCCAATAACCTGCACGCCACCAGCGGCGCGGCGGCGCTTTCGTACGCCACCGTTTATCCGCTGGTGATGTTCCTGCGCATCATCACCCCGCAGCTACTGGCCGTGCTGTTCTGGGGGATAGGCTAACAGCTCGTCCGGGTGGATGCGCCGCAGATGGTAGTCCACCTGATAATCGCTGGTATTACGGAACATCACCGAATAATTGAGGAACTCGCCGCTGTCGCTGTAGGAAAGGGAGGTAATGCGCAGCAGCGGCGTCTGTTCCGGTAAGTTCATCAGGTTTGCCATCTGGCGGTCCGCCAGCACCGGCGTCAGGCTCTCGTAATTCCCGCTGATGGTGATCCCGCACTCCTTCTCGATGTAATCAAACTTCGACCCCTCAAGATGCGCCAGCGACAGGTTGCGAAACAGCTTCACGGGCATAAAGCTGTCCTCCAGCATCAGCGGTTTTCCCTCGACGTAACGCACCCGGCGCGAAAAGTAGATCCGTTCATCTATCTGGATGCGCAGCTGGCTGGCGATAGCGGGCGGGGCGGGCATCACTTCAAACTGCAACACCTTGCTCTGCACCTCTTTGCCCTGCTGGCGTAGCACTTCCACCAGCCCGGTCAGATTGGTGGTTTCGTGGTGAACGTCCTTGCGCGCGACGAAGGTGCCGCTGCCGTGACGGCGCACCACCAGCCCCCAGCCGACCAGCAGATCGATAGCCTTGCGGATCGTCATGCGCGCCACGCCGAACTCCTGCGCCAGCGCCTTTTCGCCAGGCAGCGGGCTGCCGACGTTGTAATCGGACGAATTGAGCCGCAACCGGAGTCTGTCGGCTATGGATTTGTAGATCACCTGTAGACCTCTCTGCGCTGATTCATGCGGGCATCGCGTCTTAACATGTCCATATTTTGAACTGAAAGTAGACCTGAGTGAGCAAATTAAAACCATGAATGCGATCACGGAACGCAGCGGGACGCGGTGTTAGCCGCTGAGTAAATTCTTATCCTCAGTTCAGGCCAGCACAAAACCAATAAGGCCAAACCCCCTACAGGTTGTTACATGAGGATTTAAAGATGCTCAGTCAAATACAACGTTTTGGCGGCGCCATGTTTACCCCGGTGCTGTTGTTCCCTTTCGCAGGCATGGTGGTCGGAATCGCCATCATGCTGCGCAATCCGCTTTTTGTGGGCGAGGCGTTAACGGCACCCGATCATCTGTTTGCGCAAATCGTCCACATCATTGAAGAGGGCGGCTGGGCGGTCTTTCGCAATATGCCGCTAATTTTCGCCGTCGGTTTACCGATTGGTCTGGCCAAACAGGCACAGGGCCGGGCCTGCCTGGCGGTACTGATTAGCTTCCTGACCTGGAACTATTTTATTAACGCGATGGGCATGACCTGGGGTCAGTTCTTTGGCGTGAACTTCATGGCTGAACCGACGGCGGGCAGCGGGCTGGCGATGATTGCCGGGATCAAAACCCTCGACACCAGCATCATCGGCGCGATTGTGATCTCCGGGCTGGTGACCGCCATCCACAACCGCTATTTCGATAAACAGCTGCCG
It includes:
- a CDS encoding GntR family transcriptional regulator codes for the protein MIYKSIADRLRLRLNSSDYNVGSPLPGEKALAQEFGVARMTIRKAIDLLVGWGLVVRRHGSGTFVARKDVHHETTNLTGLVEVLRQQGKEVQSKVLQFEVMPAPPAIASQLRIQIDERIYFSRRVRYVEGKPLMLEDSFMPVKLFRNLSLAHLEGSKFDYIEKECGITISGNYESLTPVLADRQMANLMNLPEQTPLLRITSLSYSDSGEFLNYSVMFRNTSDYQVDYHLRRIHPDELLAYPPEQHGQ